The DNA window cccaagcTTCCTGATTAACTAGTGCCCTGACCCTGTCTGTGACACCACACCAATCACGCtttgtgatttcagtcacaTAACATCCGTGCTAAACCTAGAGTCAAAGTTCTGTGGACTAGACATTGTCATAGCTGGGAAGAAAACACTCTGGAGttaggtgtcccacattacccaaTGCCCCCGATTACCCGAAGTCACCCTGCTCCATACGGTCCCATCGTGAGTCTGGTGCGTGGTTGTATTTGTTTGAAGACGTTACAGCTGTGAGTTGGGTGGGTCAAATCGCTGACGGATATGAATGCATAAAAACTCTTTATACAGTTGATAATAAATGGTGTGTAGACGATAACATGTTTCAATTGAAGTCTAAAATTCCTGTTAGAGCGTGTCAAAGAAACGGCCTTTGATCAGAGACACAACTGAAGTCCACCACAGTTAACTCACTGAAGACAAATCAGACACTGGACAGGACGTTTCTGTTGAAGGTATTATATTAATATGATAAAAAAAGGACTACTTCATTGAAAGGTTTGACTTCTTGTGGACTCTGACAGGTTCATGAGACCTGCTGGACACAGCCCCaccggccccagccccacctGCCCCAGACCCACCGGCCCCAGACCCACCTGCCCCAGACCCACCTGCCCCAGACCCACCGGCCCCAGACCCACCTGCCCCCTGACAAGAGATGCATCAGTGAGGATCTCAGAAATCAGTGACTACAGAAACATGACACCCATCATAACCCTAAAGTTCACCCATCTAAACAGCTAGTAAAGGCTCGTCTGTAATCACCAGAGTACTAATTAGTGCACATATATACCCTTCTACCTTTAGTGCAGTGGGGAGATCAGATCAGTAAAAAAGTTTGACAGAACCACAGATTAACCAACATTAGCGTTATAACATCCCGTGTTGTCAATGAATGAGAATCCTTTCCAACACTACATGGAATGTTAGGACGTCCGTCATCATGGTAATTGAACGTGAGCACGAAAGCACAGCAGGAAAAGACAGAGGGGGTTTCACAGAGATAGTACGGTCATGGCACACAAGGTCAAATGAGTTCCTCGACTGAAACGTTTGAAGCATGGAGAAATACTAACCCTTCTATCTGGTCTTCAATCTGAGAGatcagagcgagagagagctcTCTGTTCTCTACTGCTGACCCTACAGTGAACCGTGTGTTGTTACAACAGCATTAATAGTCCCACAGACATTGATTGGGAGTTCTTCTATGGACAGCCAGAGGTTGGCATCAAAGTAGAGCGTAATGAAAAATTATGAGGCAGGAAATTGTAAACCAAAgtaaccaaacaaacacaaaaaaaggtGAATTAAAACAGAAAATAGCCAACAAATTCCCCATGGCAACCCATCAACCAGCCATACCCACACCCCCCCTGTTctgttctggtctggtctcCTCTATCAGTTGTTCTTATGCATAGTAAATCCCAACAGCAATGTTCATGTCTTTCCTTTTTTaacatccctcccctcctcctctagctctctctaatctctccctctatttagTCTTCTTCAGTttgtcctaccccccccccccccccccatcagtgGCAGGCCTCCCTAGCCTTGCTGCCCCTCTCGAGAGCCTCTCCAGCTGGCCCGACCCTGAGCCTCCCTCCTGCGGGTCTGTGGAGGTCGCGGACCGTGACAgagatgaggatgaagatgcGTCGCAGCTACATGATGATGCGTGGCTCGGGCACAGAGTCGTTGATGGACTTGTGAGGAAGGACGTTGGCCCCGTTGAGGTAGAGCTCGTCGTTGACGATCACGTCTTCGCCTAGAACGGTCACGTTCTCCATGCGCACCTGAGGAAGGAGAACATCACGCTGCGGTCAGAGGGAGCAGAAGACAGAGGAACCAGGAGCAGAAGACAGGGGTCAGAGGAACCAGGAGCAGAAGACAGGGGTCAGAGGAACCAGGAGTAGAAGACAGGGGTCAGAGGAACCAGGAGCAGAAGACAGGGGTCAGAGGAACCAGGAGCAGAAGACAGGGGTCAGAGGAACCAGGAGCAGAAGACAGGGGTCTGAGGAACCAGGTCGTAGTGCAGGTAGAGGGAGGTGGAAGGAAGGTAGGGGTGTGAGATAGATAGGGTGGTCTACAAGGTTacagtgtgagagtgtgtgtgtgagagagatagtgagtcTACAaggtaagtgtgtgcgtgttcctcACCCACTGCCCCACAGAGGAGCTCCATCCCACAATGCAGGACTCCAGCCAGGAGTGGGATCGGACCCGTGCCCCCTTCAGGACAGTGCAGCGCTTTATCCTCACCCCGTCCTCCAGCACCACGTCAGCGCCGAGCGTCACGTTGGGCCCGATGGTGCAGTTCTCCCCGATCTGGGTTGTAGGATCCTGgggcagaaacagacagaacacagcGCTACCTGGAGGTTTCATGGGGGTATTTCAGTAGAGTTTGTCATTTCAGGACCCATAGTCCTTTATTTACACATCTCCTTGATTCAAGGTTCAGCTCGGTTATGTATATAGCTAGCCTGGAGTGCCCCCTTGTGGTTAAATGTGGAAGAGCATGGAGCAAAAGTAGAggtgttagtctgtgtgtgtgtgtgtgtgtgtttgtgtgtgagagagagagaaaaaccctCACCACCAGAACGTTCCCCAGGAAGCCAGGCCCGGTGCGTAGACGCTCAGGTGCATGTTGCCGTACCGACTGCAGGTACATGCACATGCCTGTCAGGAAGTCCTTGGGCTGACCGATATCCATCCAGaaccctggagacagacagacagacagacagacagacagacagacagacagacagacagacagacagacagacagacagacagagaggaagacagacaggtaatcagtcagagagagacagacatgacaGATATCAACTGTAGAAAAGAACATTTAAAGTTAAAACAAAGCATCGGTGAGGACAACCACTGTGTCCTTTGGAGAGGGTGTGGGTAGTTCTCCAaggtgacagagagaaggatacTGTACCTTGAAGCTCCATAGCGTACAGATGTCTCTCCGCGGCCATGAGGGGAAAGATCTCCTTCTCTATGGAGGTGGGTTGGAGCTGCAGGGACAGGACAGCCCAGTTAGAACCTCCACTTCGCAGCCAATCACAGTAGCCACAGTAGATTTTGATTGGTCAAGgagccgtgtgtttgtgtgtgtgtacagtagtgtgGGTAACAGGGTgttagaatgtgtgtgagagagtgtgtgtgagagagtgtgtgtgtgagagagagtgcgagtgtgacagtgtgtgtgagacagtgtgtgacagTGGGTGTTTGTGACAGTGGGTATGTGAGAGAGTGCGATTGTAACAGTgcgtgtgagacagtgtgtgacagtgtgtacgtgtgtgtgacagtgtgtgtgtgaggtggccTGGGCTCACCTGGATCCTAGAGAGCATGGAGGGGCTGAAGATGTACATGCCAGCATTGATCTTGTTGGAGACGAACACCTGGGGTTTCTCCACGAAGCGGTGGATGCGTCCGCTCTCGGCCTCGTACACCACCACGCCGTACTTGGAGGGCTCCTCCACCCTGGTCACCTGACGCACACAGACTAAAAAGGTCAGAGGGCGGCCCTCCGTCCACAGCTGCTGGGGCGTCCTCTAGGACCCAGGAGAGCTGTCCTGCGGCTCCCACTCACCACGATGGTGCCCTCCCTGCCGTGGTGCTTGTGGAACTTCAGCATGTCCTCGAAGGGGAAGTCGCAGATGACGTCGCTGTTGAGCACAAAGAATGCCTCGTCGTCGTCTGTCAGCAGCTCTCTGGcgagggccagggggccggcTGGGGCGGGGGCGGAGACGAGCGTTGggtcattacatttacatttagttgacgctcttatccagagcgacttacaataaagtacagggacattccccccccgaggcaagtagggtgaagtgccttgcccaagaacacaacacgGCGTCGAATcgaccggcaaccttctgattactgtcccgattccctaaccgctcagccacctgactccctcaggTCATAGTTCCAAGATGACAGTTCTAGCTTCTACATGCCCACTCCCATGTAGGGGCAGCATCTGCTGAGAGAGCGTGGGCAGTGctggtgagggaggcagggtgaggtctgggcagaggggaggaccgAGACAGGGCTCAGGCCTGTAGTCTCACCTGTTCCCAGCGGTTCCTTCTCATGAGACAAGGAGATTCGGATGCCAAGCTGTGGAACACAATCGGATCATGTTCAGAGTTTTCCGTTCATCATATTTCATACTCAGAATCTGAATTTGTTGAAGAAACTGCGAGGGTCTCGATCACACTATGTACTTCAAGCACCACAGAAAAGATACTAAAACACAGAGATGTCCTGCATGTCCTGCTTTCATTGTTTTGTCAAGCCTATGTGCATTGTGTCTATTCTTATATTCTTACCCTTTCTTCCTgaatcctcatctctctctccagcagatCAGACATGTAGCTTACAGCCAGGATAACATGGTCCACTCCGgcctggaggaagggagggatggagggaaggtaCTTAATGTGAATCAGCTCCAGTCAATGTCACCACCCTGGTTGACTTGGTGTAGCACACATGCCTACTAGCCAGGATAGGCTTGCCTACTGTACCCTGAACACTGACATGATACCAAGAGCTCTCTTGAACACGTCAGCTTAGTGGGTATCACTCTATATATGAGTTCACCTAAACCCCATCAAATACGTTTTGTATAAACATGGTTAATCTTCAAGACTGTGGAGGGTGGCTCTCACCTTGACTAGCGCCTCCACCTGATGAAGGAGGATGGGTTTGTTACAGAAGTCCACCAGGGGCTTGGGCACGGACAGGGTGAGAGGCCGAAGCCTGGTGCCGTAACCTCCAACCAGGATCAGAGCTTTCATTTTGGGTCGGGGTAGGTTGAGATCATCAATCCAAGCATTCGAGTCCTTTGTGTCTGCAGGTAGGGCAATCTGTAGGCGGTCAAATACCTGACAATACAAGGCAGGAGACAGATGACGAATTACTAAGAGCAGACGTCAGCTATGTTCACCGAAACTGATACGAAACTGAAAGTATATCAATCAGAATGGCCATTTAATACGGGTGATTACAAAAAAGGCTTGGTAATACAAAaggtatttatttctgtatacGAACTTCCATGTTCGCAAACTAGCTAAACTTTGAATGAATAAGGACATAATGTAGCTGCCAAGTTCAACGGGTACTTGCCGATTACAGTAAGCTATTGAAGCTACTGTGTTTGGTTAAAACGGTTATGACAGAGGCGCTGTGACTAAATGAATGAAGTGGCCAGAACAGAGCATCAAGGGTTTATGATGGCTAACTATCTGAGCAGCTCTTGCCCATGTAGCAATCTACCTAGTACGATAAATACATACCATTGTATAAACAACAATACAGAAAAAACCCGACTTAAGTCATTAGATAAGGACCTAAAATAACGGTATCTATAGAGacaaatagagtaaagtaaatCTAGAACAGAATCTTTGAACTGATATCCAGGTTAATAGGAAGATAGCACAGTTAGCTTACCCACTACTACTAACACTGGCTGGCTGAAAGACTAACGTTAGTGTAGGTCAACAACAACTCATCGTAAAGATAGTTTAAGTAAAACTCACCTCACAAAGTTCATCAACTCTATTTATTTTATATCCTACTAACGCACTTCAGTTTCGAATGACACGTAAGCTAGCCCTACCCGAACAGGTTTGGCTGTTCAAAGCGCTGTCACAGGACAGTGGGCGTAACTGACCTAGAATTCCTTTCTACCGAAACTGACCGTTAGATGTTAAAAGGGGTGCGTTTTATCTATacttaaaaataaaaacgttAGCAATTCACAGGCTGGAAATAAAACGTACATATCAGTATATTTTATGAAGACGTTGTATCATTTGTTTGTGATGGAataatttacattacatttaattgTAAAATAAAACTCTTAATTGGTTATTGTTTACGCATCTGCCCATCGAAACAATGGTATGTCTCAAATCCTCTTTTGGCCACGCCCATATCCCACTTGAAGACCAATCAAGGGGGAACAACGTGGCGAGGAAGTGTTGTCAAAACGATACCACGTGATTGGTGGACTGCAAAGTGACGCAAAACGTCAAGGCTCCAATGAATGGCGTGACATCTAGCCTACATATTTACGTCATAGATGGTTCTTTACTTCGACgagaccatttacatttacatttattcatttagcagacgcttttatccaaagcgacttccaagagagagcttcacaaagtgcataggtcactgataataacaacaagatagccccacagcattgcgggtagtcaaaaacaagaagtacatattgtgaacaaccaaaaaatagtgctaaagggaagaaaccataagagcatgtagttaaacaagataaaaattacacaacattaatctctaagtgcaggtgtacctgtaggaaagcaataaaaagatCAAGATCAAATGAGTGAATTTCTGGAGGCGGTTGGTGACTAGTGAACAAAAAATAGCCCAGCGTCATGTTGTTTTACACTAATTGGCTATTTATCTCTACTCATGTTCCAGTAATGTTGTTTTCTTATATATAATAATCCTACAACCTAATGCAAATGTACTCAACTATGATAAAATAATGCACCTAAAGATTATCATCTCCCATGAGGAACACATTTTGAATGTTAGTTCAAAATATGCACGTTATAATTTATTTATCTAATACAGTATGAATCTATATCTGTTTATTACTTTGTCACACACGTAGCCTACAATACAGTGGTAGAGAATTGAAGATGACATTTGGAAATAATCATGGTATAAACGCGATGCCCTGCAAGTGTCGCTGTTAAAGCATTTCAGAATTTCAATAACAAATGCAGTGCCAGTTGGCGGCTTGCGAGATTCAAAGGTGCATTTATATacctatttatattcattttTTGCCAACTGGAATCGCTCATCCCCAAAAAAATAACGTTAACGCTCCACTGCACGTTCATCGGTCCCGAGTAATAGGCCTACGCCGGCTTATTTTCAACTTCATACAGTTCCCGGTTCTCGAGGCCATGGagccacagacacaaacatagaTGATAGATTCCTGCTTTTAAAGTGAGATGAATTCCCGCCAACTGCCTCCACCCTCTTGCCGCCTCTATGAACCAGAACCATCGATCCAGATAAAATGCAGTTTAGGGCATGGCAATTCAAATAACAGTCCATTCTCTGTCACAAACCTCCCAGCTTCGGCGTGTTACGATTGAACCAGAGACACAGAAAAAAGATGACACAAAAACGCAATTtcttaaataaatgttttatagCTCACATTCAGAGTTGTCATAAAGATGTCATATTATAATTCTTAAAAAAATATCCATccatgcaacaacaacaaaaggaaaaaatattattttaggggaatttatatgtatatatatatatatatatttctatatatNNNNNNNNNNNNNNNNNNNNNNNNNNNNNNNNNNNNNNNNNNNNNNNNNNNNNNNNNNNNNNNNNNNNNNNNNNNNNNNNNNNNNNNNNNNNNNNNNNNNGCCCCTCAGGGACCCTGAAACCACGACATCTTCAAAAGTCAGCGGGCTTTTTCCCCTCGGTCGCTGTCTGGTCCTGCCGTCTAGTCCTGCCGTCTGTCTGgtttcctgttctctctgtggGGGTCATAGAGGAGGAGCGCTTCAGGAGGTGGACAGGTGAAAGGGGGCAGATTCAGGGCGGGCTGAGTCCCAGGGCTACTTGTGTTCCTCTCGGATGGCCTCCAGGATGGTGATGAGGCTCTCCAGTCCGAACACGTAGCCACGGTCCGGCCCGACATGCACCGTCTGGTCGTCACGGAAACCTTTGTAGGTGCTGTGGGCAAAGTCGATCATGCGGACGTCCACGCCGGGGGGGGGGCGCGTCGCCGTGGCGTTCTGAGGGCGTGGGTGCGGGGGGGGCGCTCCGGCTGCGGCTGGGGGCAGTCCgccaggggctggggggggcaccTGTGGGGGATTGGGGGGCACCTGCAGGGGCATGGGGGGCTGGGGCACCTGCAGGGGCATGGGGGGCTGGGGCACCTGCGGAGgcttggggggctgggggccttcAGCTGGCCCTCCCTgagtccctgcccccccccgcccctcctcctggACGCGCGCCCTCCTTCTCCGAGGGCCCGTCGACCGGGCCCTTCCGGAGCTCtgtgggggcgtggccggaggcGTGGCCGGAGGCGTGGCccggggcggggggaggagcagggggtgggCCCGAGTGCTCCCTGCCCTCATAGATGATGAGCAGGGAGCTGGAGTAGAAGCGGTAGGACGCCTGGCGCTCCAGGACGGCCTTCAGGCTCCGTAGCTTCCCGAGGACGGGCTCAAACAGATCCCTTCTCAGCCCCGCGCCGTTGTGCATGTACTGGTACAGCGCCTGGCGGAACCCGTCGATGGACAGACCGCGCCCGTAGTACTTGTTCCTGCACAGGTAGTGGCCTGTGTCCATCTGGTACACctgcaggagaacacacacacacgcgtacagaATGAGTCATCGTATTCAGCACCGGAGTAGAGGGGACATAGAGAGGGTGGCTGTTTGTATGGGAGAGCGCTTCACGCTTGTCCATGTTATCTCAAGTGCCACAGCAGTGAACACACAccatccatcactctctctgtctctgtgtctgtgtctctctctctccctctctctctctgtctgcccctcGTGAAAAGGGAAAAATCATTTACAGTAAATGTACGCAGACATTTTTACAGCACTGCTGTTAGTCAACATGTATTTTTCTCGTGAGAACGGCCATCCCCTTTACGTACTGGGAGTCCCTACAACCCTTTATCCAGCAGAGCTCTAGGTAACacaaggagaggatgaggaggggaggggaggaggggaggagaggaggagggagaggaggaggagagggagagggagaggaggaggggaggagggagagggagaggaggagaagagaagtgtCCTCGCTGGACAGGATACTTTTTTCTGTTACCCGAGCCTGGCCCGCAGTGACTCCACATATCATCTAACTTGAACCAAGGCCAGATATCACCCAACACCTCGAAAAGTCACAGAGACATGtattagacagagagagagagagacagagagagagacagagagagagagatagagagagagacagagacacagagagagagacagagagagagagatagagagagagagggagagagacagacagagagagagagacatacagagagagagagagagagagagagagaggggggggggagaaagagagagaggtggggggagagagagaaatagattgAAATATGTTAAGAGGAGAGATCAACATgctagacagacaaacagataaatggagagacagtcagtgagaAAGGGTCTCATGTGCATgtcacagagagacagtcaTAGTATCACCTGCATGCCAGACAGAGGCCAAGCCagatggacagatggagagcaacacgccagccagccagtcagccagtcagccagtcagccagtcagccagtcagtcagtcagtcagtcagtcagtcagtcagccagtcagtctcaCCTGCATGCCGCAGACTCGGACCCCCAGTGTGGCGGAGGTGCTCTGCTCACACTTCTTCATCTGGCGCGCCGCCTTCTCCTCCGAGGCGTCATCCCCGTGCTGCCGTGTGCCCATCTTCAGGTCCAGGATGCAGGGGCAGCTGAAATGGTGCACCACGTTCTCCAACAGCAGGAActctgtgggggcgggggggggtcaagGAGCCTGGCAGAAGGATGGGAGCCTGCTGGCCTCTCGTAGGTTCTATAGACACTGAGTGTGGTCAAGTCTCAGCCACCTGCTATAAAGCTAGTGGTGTGAAGAGGAATGACTCTCCTGTCACAATCAACCCCCAAGACCAGCTCCGTGGTTCAGGGAGACAGAACAGAGCAGGACATGAGACTGAGTCCTGGACTCTCCCCCCTGGGTCACCTGCAGCTGTGCGGGCCTGGCTTAGACATCCTCCACGTACGCTGCTACCCCCCCGCCTGACCACAGCTCTCTCCTGCTGccgtgtgagggagggagaggggctgtTCACCTCTGACACACAGgccgggagaggaggagagaaggaaggaaagagagaaggaaggaaggaaggaaggaaggaaggaaggaaggagagaaggaaagaaggagagaatgaaagaaggagagaatgaaagaaggaaggaaggcaggagagaaggagagaagaaaggagagaagaaaggagagaaggaaggagagaaggaaagaaggagagaattaaagaagaaaggaaggaaggagggaagggagttGCGGACAAAACATTGAGGGCATCCCAATAGGAGGAAGTTGCATCTCTGGCTGAAAGACTAAAAACCCAGCCAGTGTCCAGATGAGCTTCCCAGTGGGCTGTGTTGAGACAGCGGGCTGTCCTGGCCTGGTCAGAAGCCTGCAGGAGCCCCCTGCTGGCCTGGAGGttaaacacacagccctgtacaGCATGTGCCTGGGCATGAGGGCATGAGGTCAGAACAAGACTCAGCTCAGAGACCACAGCTCCACAGGGGAGGCCAGAGCTGTGAGAGACAcatggacaggacaggacagaccTCTCTACCATTTCTATCTTTGTATTCAGAAAAACTGCTACCTGGACCTGGACCGGCCTCtcttatcactctctctctctcctgtgttctctttctttatctgcccctcctctctctctctctcctgtgttctc is part of the Hypomesus transpacificus isolate Combined female chromosome 9, fHypTra1, whole genome shotgun sequence genome and encodes:
- the gmppb gene encoding mannose-1-phosphate guanyltransferase beta, translated to MKALILVGGYGTRLRPLTLSVPKPLVDFCNKPILLHQVEALVKAGVDHVILAVSYMSDLLEREMRIQEERLGIRISLSHEKEPLGTAGPLALARELLTDDDEAFFVLNSDVICDFPFEDMLKFHKHHGREGTIVVTRVEEPSKYGVVVYEAESGRIHRFVEKPQVFVSNKINAGMYIFSPSMLSRIQLQPTSIEKEIFPLMAAERHLYAMELQGFWMDIGQPKDFLTGMCMYLQSVRQHAPERLRTGPGFLGNVLVDPTTQIGENCTIGPNVTLGADVVLEDGVRIKRCTVLKGARVRSHSWLESCIVGWSSSVGQWVRMENVTVLGEDVIVNDELYLNGANVLPHKSINDSVPEPRIIM
- the ip6k1 gene encoding LOW QUALITY PROTEIN: inositol hexakisphosphate kinase 1 (The sequence of the model RefSeq protein was modified relative to this genomic sequence to represent the inferred CDS: deleted 1 base in 1 codon), encoding MCLPHAMEAGKQGAGPAVGQAQGGPGAQGGRRGGGVPLEPFVHQVGGHTSMMRYDDHTVCKPLITREQRFYESLPPDMREFTPEYKGMVLVCFEGDMDGYINLVAYPYVETEGAEQEELGERDQPRRKHSRRSLHRSSSEHKDERPAHESDSSENLQELKSPRLELQIHSDVPFQMLDGNSVLSLEKICHNPWSLRCHKQQLSRMRSESKDRKLYKFLLLENVVHHFSCPCILDLKMGTRQHGDDASEEKAARQMKKCEQSTSATLGVRVCGMQVYQMDTGHYLCRNKYYGRGLSIDGFRQALYQYMHNGAGLRRDLFEPVLGKLRSLKAVLERQASYRFYSSSLLIIYEGREHSGPPPAPPPAPGHASGHASGHAPTELRKGPNATATRPPPGVDVRMIDFAHSTYKGFRDDQTVHVGPDRGYVFGLESLITILEAIREEHK